The Pan troglodytes isolate AG18354 chromosome 1, NHGRI_mPanTro3-v2.0_pri, whole genome shotgun sequence genome includes a region encoding these proteins:
- the NSUN4 gene encoding 5-methylcytosine rRNA methyltransferase NSUN4 isoform X8, with product MAALTLRGVRELLKRVDFATVPRRHRYKKKWAATEPKFPAVRLALQNFDMTYSVQFGDLWPSIRVSLLSEQKYGALVNNFAAWDHVSAKLEQLSAKDFVNEAISHWELQSEGGQSAAPSPASWACSPNLRCFTFDRGDISRFPPARPGSLGVMEYYLMDAASLLPVLALGLQPGDIVLDLCAAPGGKTLALLQTGCCRLPNCWDYRHEPPRPAPCVKYSLQPSTGRYPACPVILLTFKPQLKCATSWTSVLMTSAGRFRNDACLLCSHSMGIALATLALP from the exons ATGGCTGCGCTGACACTGAGGGGTGTCCGGGAGCTGCTGAAGCGTGTGGACTTCGCGACGGTCCCGCGGAGACATCGATATAAGAAGAAATGG GCTGCCACAGAGCCCAAATTCCCTGCTGTTCGACTGGCTTTGCAGAATTTTGACATGACTTACAGTGTGCAGTTTGGAGATCTTTGGCCATCAATCCGTGTCAGTCTCCTCTCAGAGCAGAAGTATGGTGCACTGGTCAATAACTTTGCTGCCTGGGATCATGTAAGTGCTAAGCTGGAGCAGCTGAGTGCCAAGGACTTTGTGAATGAAGCCATCTCCCACTGGGAACTGCAGTCTGAGGGTGGCCAATCTGCAGCCccatcccctgcctcctgggcctgCAGTCCGAACCTTCGATGCTTCACTTTTGACAGAGGGGATATCAGTCGCTTCCCTCCTGCCAG ACCTGGCAGCCTGGGTGTCATGGAGTACTACCTGATGGATGCTGCCTCCTTGCTGCCTGTTCTGGCCCTCGGCCTGCAGCCTGGGGACATCGTGCTTGACCTATGTGCAGCTCCTGGGGGAAAGACACTAGCGTTGCTTCAGACTGGCTGTTGCC gcctcccaaattgctgggattacaggcatgagccaccgcgcccggccccttgtGTTAAGTACTCACTTCAGCCATCCACTGGCCGATATCCTGCCTGCCCAGTCATCCTTTTGACTTTCAAGCCTCAGCTCAAGTGTGCCACCTCCTGGACGTCTGTCCTTATGACCTCTGCTGGCCGGTTCAGAAATGATGCCTGTCTCCTATGCTCCCACAGCATGGGTATCGCCCTTGCAACATTAGCCTTGCCTTAG